One window of the Hoplias malabaricus isolate fHopMal1 chromosome Y, fHopMal1.hap1, whole genome shotgun sequence genome contains the following:
- the LOC136679788 gene encoding teashirt homolog 1-like, with protein sequence MPRRKQQEPRRAAAYVPEVEIKAGASDEETLQDDGLSLDSRDGEYLCNEEEEEGVKDPLTPGDSPLSHGTNPDAGYASPLSDASDQIADYRSTSSKEEREGVPGHVANGNALEDSLAQMKAVYANLISDASWSSFAMDITKTKPESSSSATTHTANTTPSNGTEVANKNILHSQKSSTASSLNATQSNGSNVSTPVNAMPASGSDSNSAGVAYDWHQAALAKTLQQSPYHLLPEPSLFSTVQLYRQNNKLYGSVFTGASKFRCKDCSAAYDTLVGLTVHMNETGHYRDDNKDKEEDGGKRWSKPRKRSLMEMEGKEDAQKVLKCMYCGHSFESLQDLSVHMIKTKHYQKVPLKEPVPVLATKLVPSAKKPFRSLSPCSPESVTGSSGIVSGLDSGKDAKGAPNPYVTPNNRYGYQNGASYTWQFEARKSQILKCMECGSSHDTLQQLTAHMMVTGHFLKVTNTASKKGKQLVFDPVMEEKTQSIPLPPTTARLPLPSLKTQSVSPALSTGSENKKETEERKMEVGELVLKKIKEEEDSGEKLDLDKLDSSSFKYLREEDLEETPKAGMDILKSLENTVSSAISKAQTGTPTWGGYPSIHAAYQQLQGSTKSTLIPPTVQTVPVQPAFKGGLRTYVSDLGAVTHIPQSPSSSPSLRNNVSAMEELVEKVIGKVSVKKEKEDQMVNERPRSAYTPQSLSPIHWEKKDAETRSNSPGTADVVCKVEPKETLVESQNHARNGPENCKSPITNGKGLGIIIDHSHERPFISPLSALQSVMNAHLSKASKPVNLSSDPLSVLYKISNKVMDKPAYHSTSVKQNKSLNTCFYQDNDQPIDLRKSKGTNNDGNNNTHNNFNGTRPLYTGIPLSDPVVSSLRENALMDISDMVKNLADNLTPNSSTPSSISEKSDADSSVFEDSLEDLSSAQKRKGRHSNWNPQHLLILQAQFASSLKETPEGRYTISDLGPQERVLICKFTGLSMTTISHWLANVKYQLKRTGGTKFLKNMDSSQPVFLCGDCASQFRTPTSYISHLEIHLGFSLKDLSKLSLHHLQEQQAVSKMVMDKVAYGGSLLNLTSLDEDSSPGSVYQCRICNRTFVSKHAIKLHLSKTHGKSPEDHLVFVTTLEKLRKEEP encoded by the coding sequence CCTATGTGCCAGAGGTAGAGATTAAGGCAGGCGCCTCTGATGAAGAGACTCTTCAAGATGATGGGCTCTCGTTGGACAGCCGAGATGGAGAGTACTTGTGcaatgaggaagaggaggagggtgTTAAAGACCCTCTGACACCCGGGGACTCGCCGCTCAGCCATGGCACCAACCCAGACGCTGGATATGCTTCTCCTCTCAGCGATGCTAGTGATCAGATCGCCGATTACAGGAGTACTTCTTCAAAAGAAGAACGGGAAGGGGTGCCCGGGCATGTGGCCAATGGTAACGCCCTGGAGGATAGCTTGGCACAGATGAAAGCAGTCTATGCAAACTTGATTTCTGATGCCTCCTGGTCCAGTTTTGCCATGGATATCACGAAAACCAAGCCAGAGTCCTCCAGCAGTGCCACTACACATACAGCCAACACCACACCCTCCAATGGCACTGAGGTCGCCAACAAGAATATCCTCCACAGTCAGAAGAGCTCTACTGCAAGCAGCCTTAATGCAACCCAGAGCAACGGTTCAAATGTCAGCACCCCCGTAAATGCCATGCCGGCTAGTGGCAGTGACAGTAATAGTGCCGGTGTGGCTTATGATTGGCATCAAGCAGCTTTAGCCAAGACACTCCAACAATCTCCTTACCACCTACTTCCTGAGCCCAGTCTCTTCAGCACTGTCCAGCTCTACCGGCAAAACAACAAACTCTACGGCTCTGTTTTTACCGGTGCCAGCAAGTTCCGGTGCAAAGACTGCAGCGCTGCATATGACACGCTGGTCGGACTCACTGTTCACATGAACGAGACTGGCCATTACAGAGATGACAACAAAGACAAAGAAGAGGACGGTGGCAAGCGCTGGTCAAAGCCCCGCAAGCGTTCCTTAATGGAGATGGAAGGCAAAGAGGATGCCCAGAAAGTGCTGAAGTGCATGTACTGTGGCCACTCCTTTGAGTCTTTACAAGACTTGAGTGTCCACATGATCAAGACTAAACATTATCAGAAAGTGCCTCTCAAAGAACCTGTGCCAGTCCTAGCCACCAAGCTAGTGCCGTCAGCCAAAAAACCTTTCAGATCCCTTTCCCCATGCTCCCCAGAGTCAGTCACAGGTTCCAGTGGAATTGTATCAGGACTAGATTCTGGAAAAGATGCAAAGGGAGCTCCAAACCCATATGTTACCCCTAACAATCGCTATGGTTATCAGAACGGGGCTAGCTACACGTGGCAGTTTGAGGCACGCAAGTCTCAGATCTTGAAGTGCATGGAGTGTGGCAGTTCCCATGACACTCTTCAACAGCTTACTGCCCATATGATGGTGACAGGCCACTTTTTGAAAGTCACAaacactgcctccaagaagggaAAGCAGCTGGTGTTTGATCCAGTGATGGAGGAGAAAACCCAGTCGATCCCTTTACCACCCACTACTGCCAGGCTGCCTCTACCGAGCCTTAAAACTCAGTCTGTTTCTCCTGCACTGTCCACTGGCTCCGAGAACAAGaaggagacagaagagagaaagatggaggttGGTGAACTTGTGCTTAAAAAGATCAAAGAGGAAGAGGATTCTGGTGAGAAATTAGACTTGGACAAGTTGGATTCTAGTTCTTTCAAGTACCTCAGAGAAGAAGACCTTGAGGAGACTCCCAAAGCAGGAATGGACATCCTCAAATCCCTGGAGAACACAGTGTCTAGTGCCATCAGCAAGGCTCAGACAGGTACACCTACCTGGGGAGGATACCCCAGCATCCATGCAGCTTAccaacagctccagggatccaCAAAATCCACCTTAATTCCTCCTACAGTTCAAACTGTACCAGTGCAGCCAGCCTTTAAAGGTGGCCTCCGAACATATGTTTCTGATCTTGGGGCAGTAACCCACATTCCCCAGAGTCCCTCATCATCCCCATCCCTTAGGAACAATGTATCTGCAATGGAGGAGCTAGTGGAGAAGGTCATAGGAAAGGTCTCGGtaaagaaggagaaggaggaccAGATGGTGAATGAGCGACCAAGGTCTGCATACACCCCCCAGTCATTATCGCCAATTCACTGGGAGAAGAAAGATGCAGAAACAAGGAGCAATAGCCCAGGAACAGCAGATGTGGTGTGTAAAGTGGAGCCAAAAGAAACTTTAGTTGAAAGCCAGAACCATGCAAGAAATGGCCCAGAAAATTGCAAGTCACCCATTACTAATGGCAAAGGTCTAGGGATCATCATAGATCATTCACATGAGAGGCCTTTCATCAGCCCACTTTCTGCTCTACAGTCAGTGATGAACGCCCACCTCAGCAAAGCCTCCAAACCAGTCAACCTTTCCTCTGACCCTCTGTCAGTGTTATACAAGATCAGCAATAAGGTGATGGACAAGCCTGCTTATCACTCCACCTCTGTTAAGCAAAACAAGTCTCTCAACACATGCTTCTACCAGGACAATGACCAGCCCATAGATCTGAGGAAGTCCAAAGGTACCAACAATGATGGCAATAACAATACCCATAACAACTTCAATGGAACTAGACCCCTTTACACAGGAATACCTTTGTCGGACCCTGTAGTATCTTCATTGCGAGAAAATGCACTGATGGACATCTCGGACATGGTGAAGAACCTTGCTGACAACCTGACTCCCAATTCCTCCACTCCCTCGTCCATCTCCGAAAAGTCTGATGCAGACAGCAGTGTGTTTGAAGACTCTCTGGAAGATCTTTCTTCCGCACAGAAGAGAAAAGGTCGGCATTCTAACTGGAACCCTCAACATCTTCTGATCCTCCAGGCTCAGTTTGCCTCAAGCTTGAAGGAGACTCCGGAGGGTCGCTATACCATATCAGACCTCGGCCCTCAAGAGCGTGTGCTCATATGCAAGTTCACCGGCCTCTCAATGACCACCATCTCCCACTGGCTCGCAAATGTGAAGTACCAGCTGAAGAGAACTGGGGGAACCAAGTTTCTGAAGAACATGGACTCCAGCCAGCCTGTGTTTCTTTGTGGAGATTGTGCCTCCCAGTTCAGGACTCCTACATCTTACATTAGCCATCTGGAGATTCACCTGGGATTCAGCCTCAAGGACCTGTCCAAACTGTCCCTGCACCATCTCCAGGAGCAGCAGGCTGTCTCCAAGATGGTAATGGACAAAGTGGCGTATGGCGGCAGCCTGCTGAACTTGACATCCCTTGACGAGGACTCTAGCCCTGGCTCAGTTTACCAGTGCAGAATTTGCAATCGGACATTTGTCAGCAAGCATGCAATCAAGCTACATCTAAGCAAGACTCATGGAAAGTCCCCAGAAG